From a region of the Ostrinia nubilalis chromosome 18, ilOstNubi1.1, whole genome shotgun sequence genome:
- the LOC135080354 gene encoding uncharacterized protein LOC135080354 isoform X2, producing MKIVDPNPYFFQVLQETFYEVEQRGWSSFRLADFTQQLNEITHTNMLVTGNVSYSNGFLVSIEKIDLNAVSTFISHPLVDGVPVTTATVRGTVNLRDARVGYDAVTNITSDNGKQRRYTGIFTHTLIQGIYHISRNMNTNETSVAYTNHGVSGGSGVRMVYLPTDEISEILSLRFEASSSFTPTRNWFANEIQAILLDVATNKVPFPEVCFNC from the exons ATGAAGATTGTCGACCCAAACCCATACTTTTTCCAAGTTTTGCAAGAGACCTTCTATGAAGTGGAACAAAGGGGATGGAGCTCTTTCCGATTGGCAGACTTCACTCAGCAATTGAA TGAAATAACCCACACCAACATGCTAGTAACTGGAAACGTCAGCTACTCCAACGGATTCTTGGTGTCCATCGAAAAGATTGACCTGAACGCCGTTTCTACTTTCATAAGCCACCCCCTCGTTGACGGTGTGCCAGTTACCACAGCTACTGTAAGAGGGACAGTAAACCTCAGGGATGCAAGAGTGGGGTATGATGCTGTTACCAACATAACCAGTGATAATGGCAAGCAGCGCAGATACACAGGGATCTTTACCCACACTCTTATTCAAGGAATTTATCAT ATTTCAAGAAACATGAACACGAATGAGACATCCGTAGCGTATACAAACCACGGCGTATCAGGGGGCAGTGGAGTGAGGATGGTTTATCTACCGACAGATGAAATATCTGAAATCTTGTCATTACGG ttcGAGGCGAGCAGCAGTTTTACGCCGACGAGGAATTGGTTCGCCAACGAAATTCAAGCAATCCTGCTGGATGTAGCTACAAATAAAGTACCATTCCCTGAAGTTTGCTTTAATTGCTAG
- the LOC135080354 gene encoding uncharacterized protein LOC135080354 isoform X1, which produces MIKSIFIFVISLAFAIGQTTLLNRMKIVDPNPYFFQVLQETFYEVEQRGWSSFRLADFTQQLNEITHTNMLVTGNVSYSNGFLVSIEKIDLNAVSTFISHPLVDGVPVTTATVRGTVNLRDARVGYDAVTNITSDNGKQRRYTGIFTHTLIQGIYHISRNMNTNETSVAYTNHGVSGGSGVRMVYLPTDEISEILSLRFEASSSFTPTRNWFANEIQAILLDVATNKVPFPEVCFNC; this is translated from the exons ATGATCaagtcaatatttatttttgtgatcTCTCTAGCATTTGCTATAGGGCAAACTACATTGC TCAATAGAATGAAGATTGTCGACCCAAACCCATACTTTTTCCAAGTTTTGCAAGAGACCTTCTATGAAGTGGAACAAAGGGGATGGAGCTCTTTCCGATTGGCAGACTTCACTCAGCAATTGAA TGAAATAACCCACACCAACATGCTAGTAACTGGAAACGTCAGCTACTCCAACGGATTCTTGGTGTCCATCGAAAAGATTGACCTGAACGCCGTTTCTACTTTCATAAGCCACCCCCTCGTTGACGGTGTGCCAGTTACCACAGCTACTGTAAGAGGGACAGTAAACCTCAGGGATGCAAGAGTGGGGTATGATGCTGTTACCAACATAACCAGTGATAATGGCAAGCAGCGCAGATACACAGGGATCTTTACCCACACTCTTATTCAAGGAATTTATCAT ATTTCAAGAAACATGAACACGAATGAGACATCCGTAGCGTATACAAACCACGGCGTATCAGGGGGCAGTGGAGTGAGGATGGTTTATCTACCGACAGATGAAATATCTGAAATCTTGTCATTACGG ttcGAGGCGAGCAGCAGTTTTACGCCGACGAGGAATTGGTTCGCCAACGAAATTCAAGCAATCCTGCTGGATGTAGCTACAAATAAAGTACCATTCCCTGAAGTTTGCTTTAATTGCTAG